One window of the Salvia miltiorrhiza cultivar Shanhuang (shh) chromosome 6, IMPLAD_Smil_shh, whole genome shotgun sequence genome contains the following:
- the LOC130988312 gene encoding probable ADP-ribosylation factor GTPase-activating protein AGD14 — translation MANRKEDEKNERTIRNLLKLPENRRCINCNSLGPQYVCTSFSTFVCTTCSGIHREFTHRVKSVSMAKFTPQEVSALQGGGNASGREIYLKEWDPQRNSLPDGSNVDRLRDFIKHVYVDRRYTGEKNVEKPPRAKMGETEDFNGNRRADNYQGSRSPPYDDSFDRRYGDRSSSGGRSPSYDQDNRQSGDFKKSPAKEVVNDWRREDRFGNGRRSDEGSKLEIRSPDHRKDSDISSPPVVRPVRDILGDNVSPLRVIEPPKATGGKPIDGRAPTQRTASSSSLASSDANPSESKVEASFIDFDAVPEPPTVTVQQSSSNDWANFDSLPDLKTTTPASNSVESLLSGLSVPASSSGPFAPPGTSSSFSSTGIQGSSFGPSFGDTAPPSGIPTGAASVSSFGSAPTHAPTGGQWPTMNPQQQPLFPGGIQQPVSGGSSINKSWNPLMQNAYGPPSASIAQVGQAEMAHAPAPVIGESTSDGKHSGRNALPEDLFSMNYSSYNPSPVPGWYPGAHYVARVPMHYNTPMAVANYQSMPTSINPFDVNEPSPVQASAFPSMASLQGALPKTATSSGLLHTPNYGASPYAPSMPSYAPTNPTSSFMGHEIAGGSMAPRPQGFPGFGLDDSAFASLNPNPQAGGLHAAAHPASSNFSTPSGNPFG, via the exons ATGGCGAACCGGAAGGAGGACGAGAAGAATGAGAGAACTATACGGAATCTTCTAAAGCTTCCTGAGAATCGCCGGTGTATTAACTGCAACAGCTTG GGGCCCCAATATGTATGTACCAGCTTCTCGACATTTGTCTGTACAACCTGCAGTGGGATTCA TCGGGAGTTCACGCACAGAGTGAAGTCGGTATCTATGGCTAAATTTACTCCACAAGAAGTTAGTGCACTTCAAGGAGGAGGAAATGCG AGTGGTAGAGAAATTTATTTGAAGGAATGGGATCCTCAGCGTAATTCTCTCCCTGATGGCAG CAATGTAGACAGACTACGTGATTTCATCAAACATGTCTATGTAGACAGAAGATATACTGGTGAAAAGAATGTGGAAAAACCTCCAAGGGCAAAGATG GGAGAAACCGAGGATTTCAATGGAAATAGGAGGGCAGACAACTATCAGGGTAGTCGGAGTCCTCCTTATGATGATTCCTTCGATCGTCGCTATGGTGATAGGTCTAGTTCGGGTGGAAGAAGTCCATCATATGATCAAGACAATCGGCAAAGTGGCGATTTTAAAAAAAGTCCTGCCAAAGAAGTAGTTAATGATTGGAGACGAGAGGATAGATTTGGAAATGGCAGGAGGTCCGATGAAGGCTCTAAACTTGAAATTAGGTCCCCTGATCATCGAAAGGATTCGGACATATCCAGTCCTCCCGTGGTCCGTCCTGTCAGAGATATTTTAGGAGATAATGTATCTCCACTTCGAGTTATTGAACCTCCAAAAGCCACTGGTGGGAAGCCAATTGATGGTCGGGCACCAACACAG AGAACTGCATCCTCCAGTAGCTTGGCATCATCAGATGCGAATCCATCTGAGAGTAAAGTGGAGGCCTCATTTATTGATTTTGATGCTGTTCCTGAACCTCCTACAGTTACTGTACAACAATCTAGCAGTAATGATTGGGCAAATTTTGATTCTCTGCCTGATTTGAAAACAACTACTCCAGCTTCAAACTCTGTGGAATCTCTACTTTCTGGGTTGTCGGTTCCAGCATCCTCATCTGGTCCCTTTGCCCCTCCAGGAACATCATCTTCTTTCAGTTCCACTGGTATACAAGGCTCATCATTTGGACCATCCTTCGGAGATACTGCTCCACCATCTGGTATTCCCACTGGTGCTGCTTCTGTTTCATCTTTTGGCTCTGCACCTACACATGCTCCCACTGGAGGGCAGTGGCCTACCATGAATCCTCAACAACAACCTCTGTTCCCTGGAGGTATTCAACAGCCTGTTTCCGGTGGATCTTCAATCAACAAG TCATGGAATCCACTTATGCAAAATGCCTATGGGCCTCCTAGTGCTTCTATTGCACAAGTGGGTCAAGCTGAAATGGCTCATGCTCCTGCCCCTGTTATTGGAGAATCTACATCTGATGGAAAACATAGCGGAAGAAATGCACTTCCTGAGGACCTATTTTCGATGAATTACTCCTCGTATAATCCATCTCCAGTTCCAGGGTGGTATCCTGGCGCCCATTATGTTGCTAGGGTTCCTATGCATTACAATACACCCATG GCTGTAGCGAATTACCAGTCAATGCCAACATCAATCAATCCTTTTGATGTTAACGAACCTTCTCCAGTTCAAGCATCAGCA TTTCCTTCTATGGCATCCTTACAAGGTGCTTTACCCAAAACTGCTACCTCGTCTGGGCTATTGCATACTCCGAATTATGGAGCCTCTCCATATGCTCCATCAATGCCATCATATGCACCAACAAATCCTACAA GTTCGTTCATGGGACATGAAATAGCTGGTGGCAGCATGGCACCAAG GCCACAAGGATTTCCTGGTTTCGGCCTCGATGACTCTGCTTTTGCCTCTCTTAACCCAAATCCTCAAGCAGGTGGACTACACGCAGCAGCTCATCCTGCTTCTAGTAACTTCAGTACCCCCAGTGGAAACCCATTTGGCTGA
- the LOC130988311 gene encoding probable sulfate transporter 3.5 yields the protein MAEEYPRSVNFGPPRSFGSVLRSKMKETFFPDDPFRQFKSETSAGRRAVKGLQYFIPILEWLPSYSFNLFKYDLLAGITIASLAIPQGISYANLAQLPPIIGLYSSFVPPLLYAIFGSSRHLAVGTVAACSLLIAETIEHKADPSTELYVSLVFTATLFAGLLQTALGVLRLGILVDFLSHSTITGFMGGTAVLIILQQMKGLLGLKHFTTRTGVVSVIRAIIDNRRECNWKCALIGIGFLIFLQLTRSVKKLKSNLFWVSAISPMVVVVTGCLIAYSVGAKLGLSTVGHLKKGINAFSVHRLIFKSDYVFAPLKAGLITGLIALTEGIAIGRSFALSTNDQIDGNKEMIAYGMMNIVGSMTSCYLTTGPFSKTAVNFNSGCKTPMANVVQSICMLMVLLFLAPLFSHTPHVALAAIIISAMLGLIKYKKAYHLFKTDKFDFLICMSAFFGVSFISMDMGLIISVGLALVRAMLYMARPATCKLGNIPNSNLYRDVEQYPDTIGHSGFLLLQLGSPIYFANGTYIKDRILRWVRDENSRQEIQYVLLDLGGVTAIDHTGVEALLEVRKTLENKGVKMLLVNPRIDVMDKLILMGTITKIGKEAVYLSIEDALHACKFTIRQPATSQDLMDVAL from the exons atggcgGAGGAGTATCCCCGCAGCGTCAACTTCGGGCCGCCGCGCAGCTTCGGCAGCGTGCTGAGGTCGAAGATGAAGGAGACGTTCTTCCCCGACGACCCTTTCCGGCAGTTCAAGAGCGAGACGTCGGCGGGGCGTCGGGCGGTGAAGGGCCTTCAATATTTCATCCCTATTTTGGAGTGGCTGCCCAGTTACTCCTTCAACCTCTTCAAGTACGACCTTCTCGCCGGAATCACCATCGCCAGCCTCGCCATTCCTCAGGGCATCAGCTACGCCAACCTCGCGCAGTTACCCCCAATTATCGGCCTTT ATTCGAGCTTTGTTCCTCCGCTTTTGTACGCAATATTCGGGAGCTCGCGGCATCTGGCGGTGGGAACAGTGGCGGCCTGCTCCTTACTAATTGCGGAAACTATTGAACACAAGGCTGATCCCTCCACTGAGCTTTACGTGAGCTTAGTGTTCACCGCCACTCTCTTCGCCGGTTTGCTTCAGACGGCGCTGGGAGTGTTGAGATTAGGTATATTGGTGGATTTTCTGTCGCATTCGACAATCACAGGATTCATGGGAGGAACGGCGGTGCTCATAATATTGCAGCAGATGAAGGGATTGCTGGGTTTGAAGCATTTCACCACGCGCACCGGCGTCGTCTCTGTTATACGTGCCATTATCGACAATCGCCGTGAG TGCAACTGGAAGTGTGCACTCATTGGTATAGGATTCCTCATCTTTCTCCAACTCACTAGATCTGTT AAAAAGTTGAAATCGAACCTATTTTGGGTGTCGGCGATCAGTCCGATGGTGGTGGTTGTAACAGGTTGCCTCATTGCTTATTCTGTTGGTGCCAAATTGGGTCTTTCCACG GTGGGGCATCTGAAGAAAGGAATAAACGCATTTTCCGTTCATCGTCTCATCTTCAAGTCCGACTATGTTTTTGCGCCACTCAAAGCTGGATTAATCACTGGATTGATTGCTCTCACA GAAGGAATAGCGATTGGAAGAAGTTTTGCGCTATCAACAAACGACCAAATTGATGGTAACAAGGAGATGATAGCTTATGGCATGATGAACATAGTTGGATCTATGACATCCTGCTATTTAACCACCG GTCCATTCTCGAAAACGGCGGTGAATTTCAACTCGGGTTGCAAGACGCCGATGGCGAACGTGGTGCAGTCGATCTGCATGCTGATGGTGCTGCTGTTCCTGGCCCCTCTCTTCAGCCACACGCCCCACGTGGCGCTGGCCGCCATCATCATCTCCGCCATGCTCGGCTTGATCAAGTACAAGAAGGCCTACCACCTCTTCAAGACCGATAAATTCGACTTCCTCATCTGCATGTCTGCTTTCTTTGGCGTCTCCTTCATCAGCATGGACATGGGTCTCATCATCTCCGTCGGCCTCGCCTTAGTCCGAGCCATGCTCTACATGGCTCGCCCCGCCACCTGCAAGCTCGGAAACATACCCAATTCCAACTTGTATCGCGACGTCGAGCAGTATCCTGACACTATTGGCCATTCAGGATTCTTGCTTTTGCAGCTTGGCTCCCCCATTTATTTTGCAAATGGGACTTACATAAAAGACAG GATCTTGAGATGGGTTCGGGATGAAAACTCTAGGCAGGAAATCCAATATGTGTTGCTCGACCTAGGAG GTGTGACGGCAATCGATCATACAGGAGTGGAAGCTCTGCTTGAAGTTAGAAAAACCTTAGAAAACAAAGGGGTCAAG ATGCTTTTAGTGAACCCTAGAATTGATGTGATGGATAAGTTGATACTGATGGGAACCATCACCAAGATTGGGAAGGAAGCAGTGTATTTATCAATTGAGGATGCACTTCATGCATGCAAATTCACCATCCGGCAACCTGCAACCTCTCAAGACCTAATGGATGTAGCCTTGTAA